The Staphylothermus marinus F1 genome has a segment encoding these proteins:
- the gatD gene encoding Glu-tRNA(Gln) amidotransferase subunit GatD, giving the protein MDEYLGYKGYIARILREIGAEVGDRIRISTEKRIFEGILMPREALYGEKPFIIIKLDNGYNIGIRISGKEKIEVLEKRKKRIVKTHIFRKQKKDLPRIVLLSTGGTIVSKVDYETGAVKPALSVDELLEWIPEISNIAFIDAKEILSVFSEDITPSHWEKIASEIYNEMINGVDGVVIAHGTDMMAYTAAAMAFAIKNKPVPIVFVGAQRSSDRPSTDSAFNLKAAFLVAAKAPFAESVIVMHGETSDTYALAHRGVKVRKMHTSRRDAFQSINDYPLAIIYPDKNEVKIINKIIEFRDKDKDPILENKFDDKVVMIKAYPGFQPEIIDLLVDKGFHGIIIEGSGLGHISNRVIDSIKRAIEEEIPVVMTSQCLFGRVNMHVYSTGRKLLSVGVIPGSDMLPETAYVKLSWILGSKTRDLKEIRRLMTTNIVGEINSRLTINLYPRWPI; this is encoded by the coding sequence ATGGATGAGTATCTTGGTTATAAAGGATACATTGCTAGAATTCTTAGAGAAATAGGTGCAGAAGTCGGTGACAGAATAAGGATCTCTACTGAGAAAAGGATCTTTGAAGGAATACTCATGCCTAGAGAGGCATTATATGGTGAGAAACCATTCATTATCATAAAACTTGATAACGGCTATAATATAGGTATACGAATTTCTGGTAAGGAAAAAATTGAGGTATTGGAGAAAAGAAAGAAGAGAATAGTGAAGACTCATATTTTCAGGAAGCAGAAAAAAGATCTTCCCAGGATAGTTTTACTGAGTACTGGTGGAACTATTGTTTCAAAAGTAGATTATGAAACAGGCGCTGTCAAGCCCGCTCTTAGTGTTGATGAATTATTAGAGTGGATTCCTGAGATTAGTAACATTGCGTTTATCGATGCAAAAGAAATTCTAAGCGTGTTCTCAGAAGACATCACTCCTAGCCACTGGGAAAAAATCGCTTCTGAAATATATAATGAAATGATAAACGGTGTCGATGGAGTAGTTATCGCACACGGCACAGATATGATGGCTTATACAGCGGCAGCAATGGCATTTGCTATAAAGAATAAACCTGTACCAATAGTTTTTGTAGGTGCTCAGAGAAGCAGTGATAGGCCAAGTACAGATTCTGCTTTTAACTTAAAAGCAGCGTTTCTAGTAGCAGCTAAAGCACCCTTTGCTGAATCAGTCATTGTAATGCATGGTGAAACCAGTGATACATATGCTTTAGCTCATAGAGGTGTGAAAGTGAGGAAAATGCATACTAGCAGACGTGATGCTTTCCAATCCATAAATGATTATCCATTAGCCATAATATATCCCGATAAGAACGAAGTAAAAATTATTAATAAAATAATTGAGTTCAGAGATAAAGATAAGGATCCCATTCTTGAGAATAAGTTTGATGATAAAGTTGTAATGATAAAAGCGTATCCAGGATTTCAGCCGGAGATAATTGATTTATTGGTTGATAAAGGTTTTCATGGAATAATCATTGAGGGTTCGGGTCTGGGACACATATCTAATAGAGTAATTGATTCAATTAAGCGAGCAATAGAGGAAGAAATACCTGTTGTAATGACTAGTCAATGCTTGTTTGGAAGAGTTAATATGCATGTATATAGTACTGGGCGTAAACTACTTAGTGTAGGCGTTATACCTGGTTCGGATATGTTACCCGAAACAGCTTATGTTAAGTTGTCATGGATACTTGGCTCTAAGACTAGGGATTTAAAAGAAATACGTAGATTAATGACCACGAATATAGTGGGAGAGATCAATTCTAGGCTAACAATAAATCTTTATCCGAGGTGGCCTATATGA